ATCTCCAGCAACGAAAATTGGAACTGCTTAAACAGCTTAAAAAGGCGATGTTACAACAATTGTTTGCTGATAAAAATAGCAAACAGCCAAATTTAAGATTTAAAAAATTTAAGGGTGATTGGGAACAGCGTAAGTTGGGAACAGTGGGTAAAGCTCAGTCTGGAATTGGATTTCCTAATAAGGAACAAGGTGGTCAAAAGGGAGTTCCATTTTTTAAGGTTTCGGATATGAATAATAATGGAAATGAATTTGAAATGACTACTTCGAATAATTATGTTACTGAACAACAAATTATCAGCAAAAAATGGAAAACAATAACCAAAGTTCCAGCAGTTATTTTTGCAAAAGTTGGAGCTGCTTTAATGCTGAATAGAAAAAGACTTGTTACAGTTCCGTTTTTGATTGACAACAATACAATGGCATATATATTCAGCAAGAACTGGGATCCATATTTTGGTAAGGTCTTGTTTGATACACTAAATTTACCCAAATATGCACAAACAGGTGCTTTGCCTTCATTTAATGGTTCGGATATTGAAAATATCAAAGTAATGTTTCCTAACCAAGTCGAACAACAAATAATTGGTTGTTTCTTTGAAAGTATTAATGGACTCATCACTCACCAGCAAAATAGACTTACTCAACTAACTGCCTTGAAAAAATATCTCTTACAAAAACTTTTTATCTAAGTGAATAAAGCACAAGAAATAACAAGTCAATTATGGGAAATGGCAAACCGCTTACGGAGCAATATGGATGCCAGCGAATATCGAAATTATATTTTAGGTTTTATGTTTTATCGGTATCTTTCAGAACATCAAGAAAAAAGTATGGTTGAAAACAAATTGATCGATATTGCAGAGGGTCAGAGTGTAAATGACGCATATAAAGAACAAGCAAGCGGTGAAGACCTAAATGATTATTTAGAAGAAATCGCTTCTTCGCTTGGTTATGCGATTGCCCCTGAATATACATGGGCAACAATTGTCGATAAAGTCAATAATAATACAATTGCTCCCTCAGACTATCAGGATATGTTAGATAGTTTTAACCATAATCTAAGCCTTAATCGGAATGCTAAAGTAGATTTTCATGGGATATTTGATGATATGAACCTAGGTAATTCTCGTCTAGGTAATTCAACATCAGCGCGGGCAAAGGCATTGACTGATATTGTTAATTTAGTAGACCAAGTTGAATATAGAGATGAAAATGGTAAAGATATTTTAGGAGATATTTATACATATCTAATTAAAGAATTTGCCGGAAATTCAGGAAAAAAAGCTGGAGAATTCTATACCCCACACCAGGTTTCTGAAGTATTAGCTAAATTAGCTACATCAGGTTTAGATCCTGAATTGGAATCCCCAGAAGTGTATGACTTTACTTGTGGAAGTGGATCACTACTATTAACAGTAAAAGATCAGCTCAAGAATAAAGTTGCACAGAAGAAGTTAAAGTATGCCGGACAAGAATTAAACACGACAACTTATAATTTGGCGCGGATGAATTTAATGATGCATGATGTTCGTTATCAAAACATGACGCTAAAAAATGCAGACACGCTTGAAATGGATTGGCCTGATGGTGTAGACGAACATGGGATAGATCATCCGCATAGTTTTGACATGGTTGTGGCTAATCCACCTTATTCTGCACGGTGGGATAACAATGATAGTAAGTTAAAAGATCCTCGTTTTAAAGGGTATGGAGCATTGGCACCGAAGACAAAAGCCGACTATGCCTTTCTTTTGCATGGCCTATATCACTTAAAACAAGATGGAACGATGGCAATTGTTTTGCCACACGGGGTTCTATTCCGTGGTGCTAAGGAAGCTCAGATTCGTAAAGCTTTATTAGAGAAAAATCAGATTGATGCAATTATTGGGTTGCCAGCAAATTTATTCTATTCAACTGGAATTCCGACAGTTGTACTTGTCTTAAAGAAGAATAAAGAAAATAAAGATGTATTGTTTATTGACGCAAGCAAAAACTTTGAAAAGGGTAAGAACCAAAACGTCTTACGAAAAGAAGATATTGATAAGATAATTGATACATATAAGGAAAGAAAAGACGTTGACAAGTATGCTCATGTGGCAACAATCGATGAAATTAAAGAAAACGACTATAACCTTAATATTCCGCGATATGTTGATACATTTGAACCTGAACCACCAGTTGATCTTGGGAAGTTAACAAAAGAAATGGAAGAGACTCAAAAAGAGATCGAACAGACCCAAAGTGAGCTTTTGGGGATGATGAAAGAGCTAACTTCGAAAGACGAGAAGACCCAAAACGACTTAAACGAATTTATCAAAATGTTAGAAAACGAGGTAAGGCGTAATGGATAAATGACTATTTGGAAGAGCGAACTAGCATTTGAAAATGAATTAATTAACCATCTTAGTAATTTAGGTGGAACTAAGCAATGGGAATACTTACCACAGATTAAAACAACAGATCAATTGTGGGACAATTTTAAGCGTATTCTTGAGCAACATAATCAAGACCGCCTAGAGAAACCGTTATCGCCAACTGAATTTAATCAAGTGAAGGCGATAGTCAATAAATTAAATACTCCCTATGAAGCCGGGCAGTTTCTATACGGGACTAATGGAATATCGCAAATTGAAATTGATCGTGATGATGGTAAACATGTATATTTAACAGTTTTTGACCAGGATCAAATAGGCGCTGGGAATACTGTTTATCAAATTGTTAATCAGATTGAGCGTCCAGCAGTAATTCCAGGACGGAAGAATCGTTGTTTTGATGTAACAATGTTAATAAATGGGTTGCCGATTATCCAAATTGAGGAAAAAGCTGATGGTCGGGATGCTAAAGAAGCGTTAAACCAAATGCATCAATATA
The genomic region above belongs to Limosilactobacillus reuteri and contains:
- a CDS encoding restriction endonuclease subunit S, encoding MDKKPEKLVPEVRFKGFTDDWEHRKLENVFTKYQKRINPTQQNLELWSLTIDQGLVAKTKRYDRSFLVRKNDIFNLVPKGYFVYNPMNITLGTIDVNKYHSIAVSGYYIVLKSNDQFNVAFLASLLHTSSMINKYKRFSTGSLLEKQRLQFPNFAKVKIISPRLSEQTKIGLLMNQINNLIDLQQRKLELLKQLKKAMLQQLFADKNSKQPNLRFKKFKGDWEQRKLGTVGKAQSGIGFPNKEQGGQKGVPFFKVSDMNNNGNEFEMTTSNNYVTEQQIISKKWKTITKVPAVIFAKVGAALMLNRKRLVTVPFLIDNNTMAYIFSKNWDPYFGKVLFDTLNLPKYAQTGALPSFNGSDIENIKVMFPNQVEQQIIGCFFESINGLITHQQNRLTQLTALKKYLLQKLFI
- a CDS encoding type I restriction-modification system subunit M; the protein is MANRLRSNMDASEYRNYILGFMFYRYLSEHQEKSMVENKLIDIAEGQSVNDAYKEQASGEDLNDYLEEIASSLGYAIAPEYTWATIVDKVNNNTIAPSDYQDMLDSFNHNLSLNRNAKVDFHGIFDDMNLGNSRLGNSTSARAKALTDIVNLVDQVEYRDENGKDILGDIYTYLIKEFAGNSGKKAGEFYTPHQVSEVLAKLATSGLDPELESPEVYDFTCGSGSLLLTVKDQLKNKVAQKKLKYAGQELNTTTYNLARMNLMMHDVRYQNMTLKNADTLEMDWPDGVDEHGIDHPHSFDMVVANPPYSARWDNNDSKLKDPRFKGYGALAPKTKADYAFLLHGLYHLKQDGTMAIVLPHGVLFRGAKEAQIRKALLEKNQIDAIIGLPANLFYSTGIPTVVLVLKKNKENKDVLFIDASKNFEKGKNQNVLRKEDIDKIIDTYKERKDVDKYAHVATIDEIKENDYNLNIPRYVDTFEPEPPVDLGKLTKEMEETQKEIEQTQSELLGMMKELTSKDEKTQNDLNEFIKMLENEVRRNG